One window from the genome of Drosophila albomicans strain 15112-1751.03 chromosome 2L, ASM965048v2, whole genome shotgun sequence encodes:
- the LOC117565957 gene encoding uncharacterized protein LOC117565957 isoform X1, which translates to MDLPSMVQRSGDTLIVRSVVSGNQLYMEQGHNATSSNHNNSNNSNTSNTSNNSNHSGNSNNTTPPLGNVASTSPTAVTTSALEQQLERYRLQQLLQQQQQQAVAAAAAVVNSVQQQQQQQQQQQQHGGLSLDAKEEGLPQCKIKRNYSCNHCAYFTQNPRYHLTHLRDVHGEKIVINKCKLCLYASRHFQKLVRHMKMVHGCTDGIPSGHGQARGKRGMSREARKRRLEESVGVMGGQAVAIAVPDMPTLEQVKRELQLQEQKLQRDIEAYKQRQREELQREQQMELVSNYERQLQATLRDLDARDSFERQSSPAEPPTPSPSGSATPPQQAALSSGGEEPQNRLLKCSACEFTTLYRTQLRAHELEEHGKTKFFRCDKCSYVTHIKARFSKHVKYHSMPMIKCVTCDFRTPYKWNLDRHMKNHGGAGAFKCAACDFTADIKQSLTVHEMNHHVPPVGNAGSIWPRRQNKVGASEMCDDFLSDSAELEDQYNNNNLDDDLEDGDGGALSGGEEHYGKRSKYEEDEEPTDLSQKGGCSSDTSSVGTTTPRAKRPMPNLIPINKSPKDVLNLSKDMNASRSSLTEIASMFFNEKQISEMLDKSDVPQLSPATTITSQASSRSLLAKKGGSFFDKLKTGAQHDNLVCQCGYVAKYLSESIIHAKSCQSSAVVIEDDDAALHEDDADDRLEIDEDDDDHQSHSALNLSVSGSTRCQHCRHRCKSSTDLLHHLSQCAEAIRCANEMYDSNSGESAERRVDAHTLQQQAAVQQQRVCIWNKAAKEIAAAVVQQDKSNLLTKSPISQATSNEENSYYGVETAPGYGEVTKKMTPEEEAANSSLKKVYKCPHCSFWASTASRFHVHIVGHLNKKPFECSLCSYRSNWRWDITKHIRLKTIRDPSHKTAKVLMNDETGRRNYTKYNKYITLMKVTEEDGDPKLMKSGEMTPNQVASLAFLKDYQKVGVGAAHDITLEPVSPNKVNNALDDAQLADNLIRLPLLATMMNAAMAKQHHQQQQQQEQHHSTMITPSVTISPVKRSHQQPPGKPSDDLITEVHQEGSEKKTFYRCRKCNFRHHNRDAVLAHVKIHYQESSYPKSNAVTGNSSSTTPLQVSVSSNQQLYMNKVFAAMCLSQQPSPTSGNQVAAAAAGGGNNGQQQHSLIPAGLLQRAIQEASQHSPTPNASALSGLALALAGGKTIAAATTTTTSTASPKANAASILEHGEQKASQNEASADSLTSPTITSNQNNSNSSTARSLQDLLTSPRTRHGHHYGAPANSNANTNVVMGSGYNGSSSSCRLDKKSTSSSTASAAAQQQLQQQQSTSTTTTITSPLPVTTTPTPISTFPTTTTTTTTTTTGAKSLVHTLGTNNNNNNNNPSNHNPSDNHSHQNQIIAGDGIYLMATGLNHASLHSTTINLKSTTTPTKTTTPTPGSSSSCLSSTSSASTSAASASSSASQSPHSSPPQTMTGQPTTTTASQRFHSHSPGSPSLLTMNDTDRRDPSPYRCGHCHQVSNWKHVIQRHCRLKHSGDIRIETLERSSGSNAPPIYRPQGAGATNESQSHLLTTTNNNNNYSNNNNNSNSNKSSNNIGALLSSKQLEQLLHSPLSASAAAVVNAATTQQDIQAAAAYWAAACKAAVSSGSVEELLQLQQNDQIEITRLPSSSTATTTAAATVATAIHNQQELPSNNNNTKSKQQKCPVCPYISESKSQMNYHVSLHKPTQYECRLCTFVCAKKQHLSSHMRSVHQQQLGAATTATAAAAGNSLGLDFTMALQRAAATKQMPQLPLAIDLSQLQLEEEQATTELPPEYQYKLISYCPRCPARFAQKHHNDERNAKLELEQHLAEHAPNELESDEVHICAYCEYRASAETLLQLHRAVHMSHYQEKCQELYRNCKEDVMYPAPKLLQISGPETIWVVDNELGAQLLRQSTTTTTNFDSQNSLLKKQLESGGAIVREQTPPKAQEAEEDEERQSSSTPSTSASVATSDLAADGCSSEAGSVDMPQSAPAPQRCQHCPFETEQHELLQQHLQKHACINAPDEEAQQCAHCDYNALDEAELEEHTAVHFNASEKLKSVEFYTCYDKLEISVEQEPEAEQLEAAEAKQPEHNNNEDNVANANVQHPQEADEEEENEVDEKKEQPEAKKPCTKLILYKTDGELSVKPSPEEESTATQRGENISDRLRRRSLRGNATSTATATVIAEPATSPNAVETTTDKMILVNAKTGKVIYRK; encoded by the exons ATGGACCTGCCCTCGATGGTGCAACGTTCTGGCGATACGCTCATTGTGCGCAGCGTTGTCAGTGGCAATCAGCTGTACATGGAGCAGGGACACAATGCAACCAGTAGCAAccataacaacagcaacaacagtaacacaAGCAAcactagcaacaacagcaaccatagcggtaacagcaacaacacaacgcCACCGTTGGGCAACGTGGCATCCACATCGCCAACAGCGGTGACAACCAGCGCATTGGAACAGCAACTGGAGCGTTATCGCTTGCAAcaattgctgcaacagcagcaacaacaggcggtggcagcagccgcagccgttGTCAACAgcgtgcagcagcagcaacagcaacagcagcaacaacaacagcatggCGGACTCTCGCTGGATGCCAAGGAGGAGGGGCTGCCACAGTGCAAAATCAAGCGCAACTACAGCTGCAACCATTGCGCCTACTTCACACAGAATCCGCGCTACCATTTGACGCATCTGCGGGACGTGCACGGCGAGAAGATTGTGATCAACAAGTGCAAGCTTTGTTTGTACGCCTCCCGCCACTTTCAGAAGCTGGTGCGCCACATGAAGATGGTGCACGGCTGCACCGATGGCATTCCCAGCGGTCACGGGCAGGCGCGTGGCAAGCGCGGCATGAGTCGTGAGGCACGCAAGCGACGGTTGGAGGAGAGCGTGGGGGTTATGGGTGGTCAGGCGGTGGCCATTGCGGTGCCCGATATGCCCACGTTGGAGCAGGTGAAGCGTGAATTGCAGCTGCAGGAGCAGAAGTTGCAACGCGACATCGAAGCGTACAAACAGCGACAACGCGAAGAGTTGCAACGCGAGCAACAGATGGAACTTGTGTCCAACTATGAGCGACAATTGCAGGCAACATTGCGTGATCTCGATGCACGCGACAGTTTCGAGCGTCAATCCTCGCCCGCGGAGCCACCAACTCCCTCGCCCAGCGGCTCAGCCACGCCTCCACAGCAGGCCGCCTTGTCTTCGGGTGGCGAGGAGCCACAGAATCGCCTGCTCAAGTGCAGCGCCTGCGAGTTCACCACCCTCTATCGCACACAGTTGCGGGCTCATGAGCTGGAGGAGCACGGCAAGACAAAGTTCTTCCGGTGCGACAAGTGCAGCTATGTGACGCACATCAAGGCGCGCTTTAGCAAGCATGTGAAGTACCATTCGATGCCGATGATCAAGTGCGTCACTTGCGATTTTCGCACACCCTACAAATGGAATCTCGACAGGCATATGAAGAATCATGGCGGAGCCGGCGCCTTCAAGTGTGCCGCCTGCGATTTCACTGCGGACATTAAACAGTCGCTCACAGTACACGAGATGAATCATCATGTGCCGCCGGTGGGCAATGCGGGCTCCATTTGGCCGCGACGACAGAACAAAGTTGGGGCGAGTGAAATGTGCGATGATTTCCTCAGCGATTCGGCCGAGTTGGAGGATCagtataacaacaataacttgGACGATGATCTGGAGGATGGCGATGGCGGTGCGTTGAGCGGTGGGGAGGAGCATTATGGCAAGCGCAGCAAGTacgaggaggatgaggagccCACAGATCTGTCGCAGAAGGGCGGCTGCTCATCTGACACATCCAGCGTGGGCACCACAACGCCACGGGCCAAGCGACCCATGCCCAATCTGATTCCCATCAACAAGAGTCCCAAGGA CGTGCTGAACCTTTCCAAGGATATGAATGCCAGTCGCAGCTCTCTCACCGAGATCGCCTCCATGTTCTTCAACGAGAAGCAAATCTCCGAGATGCTCGACAAATCGGATGTGCCACAACTGTCGCCTGCCACCACGATCACATCGCAGGCTTCGTCGCGCAGTCTGCTGGCCAAAAAGGGCGGCTCCTTCTTTGACAAACTGAAGACGGGAGCACAGCACGATAATCTGGTGTGTCAGTGTGGCTATGTGGCCAAATATCTCTCGGAATCCATAATACACGCCAAGAGCTGTCAATCGTCGGCGGTTGTTATCGAGGATGACGATGCAGCGCTGCACGAAGATGATGCCGACGATCGCCTGGAGATcgatgaggatgacgatgatcATCAGTCGCATTCGGCCTTGAACTTGAGCGTTTCGGGCTCCACTCGCTGTCAGCACTGTCGACATCGTTGCAAATCGTCCACAGATCTGTTGCATCATCTCTCGCAATGCGCCGAAGCCATTCGCTGTGCCAACGAGATGTACGATTCGAATTCTGGAGAAAGTGCCGAGCGTCGTGTGGATGCGCACACGTTGCAACAACAAGCGGcggtgcaacagcaacgtgtCTGCATTTGGAACAAGGCGGCCAAGGAAATTGCCGCCGCTGTTGTGCAGCAGGATAAGTCCAATCTGTTGACCAAATCCCCGATTAGTCAAGCGACCAGCAATGAGGAGAACAGCTATTATGGCGTGGAAACAGCGCCTGGTTATGGTGAG GTAACCAAAAAGATGACGCccgaagaagaagcagccaACTCATCACTGAAGAAGGTCTACAAGTGTCCACACTGCAGTTTCTGGGCATCGACAGCATCGCGCTTCCACGTCCACATCGTTGGCCATCTGAACAAGAAACCCTTCGAGTGCTCGCTCTGCTCGTATCGCTCCAATTGGCGCTGGGACATCACCAAGCACATCCGGCTAAAGACCATTCGGGATCCATCGCATAAGACGGCCAAGGTGTTGATGAACGATGAGACGGGACGACGCAATTACACCAAGTACAACAAGTACATTACACTGATGAAGGTGACCGAAGAGGATGGCGATCCGAAGCTTATGAAATCCGGTGAAATGACCCCCAATCAGGTGGCATCGTTGGCCTTCTTGAAGGACTATCAAAAGGTGGGCGTTGGCGCTGCTCATGACATCACTTTGGAGCCCGTGTCGCCCAACAAAGTCAACAATGCACTGGACGACGCTCAGCTGGCGGATAATCTGATTCGTTTGCCATTGCTGGCAACGATGATGAATGCCGCGATGGCCAaacagcatcatcaacagcaacagcagcaggagcaacatcACTCCACCATGATCACGCCTTCGGTAACCATTTCGCCAGTGAAACGTTCGCATCAGCAGCCACCAGGAAAGCCCAGCGATGATCTCATCACTGAGGTGCATCAGGAGGGCAGCGAGAAGAAGACGTTCTACAGATGCCGCAAGTGCAACTTTAG ACATCACAATCGTGACGCGGTGCTGGCGCATGTCAAAATCCACTATCAGGAGTCGAGTTACCCCAAATCGAATGCTGTcacaggcaacagcagcagcacaacaccATTGCAGGTCTCGGTTAGCTCCAATCAACAGCTCTATATGAATAAAGTATTTGCCGCCATGTGCCTATCGCAGCAGCCATCGCCCACATCGGGCAACcaggttgctgctgctgctgctggtggtggcaacaatggccaacaacaacattcccTAATACCAGCTGGATTGCTGCAGCGTGCCATTCAAGAGGCATCACAGCATTCACCGACACCGAATGCGAGTGCTTTGAGTGGTCTCGCTTTAGCTCTAGCTGGTGGCAAGAcgatagcagcagcaacaacaacaacaacgtcgacaGCATCGCCAAAAGCAAATGCCGCCTCCATATTAGAGCACGGTGAGCAGAAAGCGAGTCAAAATGAGGCAAGTGCCGACAGTCTGACGTCGCCCACAATCACCAGCAACCAAAACAATTCGAACTCAAGCACAGCTCGATCCTTGCAAGATCTGCTAACATCACCGCGTACACGACATGGTCATCATTATGGTGCTCCTGCTAATTCTAATGCTAATACAAATGTGgttatgggtagcggatataacggcagcagcagcagctgccggcTGGATAAGAAGAGCACATCCTCATCCACAGCGAGTGCTGctgcacaacagcaactacaacaacaacaaagcaccTCCACCACAACCACAATTACATCGCCTTTGCCAGTAACTACCACTCCTACTCCTATTTCTACTTTtccaactactactactactactactactactactactggTGCTAAGTCTTTGGTTCATACACTGGgtacaaacaataacaacaacaacaacaacccatCCAATCACAATCCATCCGATAATCATTCccatcaaaatcaaatcatcGCCGGTGATGGCATCTATCTGATGGCAACGGGTTTAAACCATGCCTCCTTACATTCTACTACTATTAATCTCAAATCAacgacaacaccaacaaaaacaacaacgccaacgccagGCTCCTCCTCGTCGTGTCTATCATCAACATCGTCTGCGTCAACATCGGCTGCATCGGCGTCGTCATCAGCATCACAGTCGCCGCATTCGTCGCCGCCACAAACGATGACCGGGCaaccgacgacgacgacggcgtcGCAACGTTTCCATAGCCATAGTCCAGGTAGTCCCAGTCTGTTAACGATGAACGATACGGATCGTCGCGATCCGTCGCCATATCGTTGTGGCCACTGCCATCAAGTGTCCAATTGGAAGCATGTGATTCAG CGGCATTGTCGCTTAAAGCATTCCGGGGATATTCGGATCGAGACCCTTGAGCGCAGCTCTGGCAGCAATGCCCCGCCCATTTACCGTCCACAGGGCGCTGGCGCCACCAACGAGTCCCAATCCCATCTCCtcaccaccaccaacaacaacaacaactatagtaataacaacaacaacagcaacagcaacaaatcaaGCAACAACATCGGCGCCTTGTTGAGCAGCAAACAGTTGGAGCAATTGTTACATTCACCACTCTCGGCCAGCGCTGCAGCTGTGGTAAATGCAGCCACCACACAACAGGACATTCAGGCAGCTGCCGCTTATTGGGCTGCGGCCTGCAAAGCAGCGGTTAGCAGCGGCAGCGTCGAAgagttgttgcaactgcagcagaatgatcaaattgaaatcaCGCGTCTCCCATCGTcatccacagcaacaacaacggcagcagcaactgttgccacTGCAATCCACAATCAACAAGAGttgcccagcaacaacaacaacacaaagtCCAAGCAACAAAAGTGCCCGGTGTGTCCGTACATCTCGGAGAGCAAATCCCAGATGAACTATCACGTCTCGTTGCACAAACCGACGCAATACGAGTGTCGCCTGTGCACTTTCGTCTGCGCCAAGAAGCAACATCTCAGCAGCCACATGCGCAGCGtgcatcagcaacaactcGGAGCAGCCAcaactgccacagcagcagccgcaggcAATTCACTGGGTCTGGACTTCACCATGGCGTTGCAACGTGCTGCGGCAACCAAACAGATGCCACAGTTGCCGCTGGCCATCGATTTGAGTCAGTTGCAGCTGGAGGAGGAACAGGCCACAACCGAATTGCCGCCGGAATATCAATACAAGCTCATCAGCTACTGTCCACGGTGTCCGGCGCGTTTTGCGCAAAAGCATCACAACGATGAGCGGAACGCAAAGCTGGAGCTAGAGCAGCATCTGGCTGAGCATGCGCCCAACGAACTCGAGTCGGATGAGGTGCACATTTGTGCCTATTGCGAGTATCGCGCCAGCGCTGAAACtttgctgcaactgcatcGAGCGGTCCACATGTCGCACTACCAGGAAAAGTGTCAAGAATTGTATAGAAATTGCAAGGAGGATGTCATGTATCCGGCACCCAAATTGCTGCAAATCTCCGGACCCGAAACCATTTGGGTGGTGGACAATGAGCTGGGCGCTCAACTGTTGCGTCAATCGACGACAACCACGACTAATTTCGATAGCCAGAATTCGCTGCTGAAGAAGCAACTCGAATCGGGCGGCGCAATTGTGCGGGAGCAAACACCACCGAAGGCCCAAGAGGccgaggaggatgaggagcgTCAGAGCAGCTCGACGCCCTCGACAAGCGCATCGGTGGCCACCAGTGATCTGGCTGCCGATGGTTGCAGCAGCGAGGCGGGCTCCGTGGACATGCCACAATCGGCGCCGGCGCCACAACGCTGCCAGCATTGTCCCTTCGAGACGGAGCAGCATGAGCTACTGCAGCAGCATCTGCAGAAGCATGCGTGCATCAATGCACCCGATGAGGAGGCACAACAATGTGCTCACTGCGATTACAATGCGTTGGATGAGGCGGAGTTGGAGGAGCACACCGCTGTGCACTTCAATGCCAGCGAGAAACTCAAATCCGTGGAGTTCTACACGTGCTACGACAAGCTGGAGATTAGTGTGGAACAAGAGCCAGAGGCAGAGCAGCTTGAGGCAGCGGAAGCCAAGCAGCcggagcacaacaacaacgaggacAATGTGGCAAATGCGAATGTGCAACATCCACAAGAAGctgacgaggaggaggagaacgAGGTGGACGAGAAAAAGGAACAGCCAGAGGCAAAGAAACCTTGCACCAAGCTGATACTCTACAAAACCGATGGCGAGCTGAGTGTGAAGCCATCGCCGGAGGAGGAATCAACGGCCACGCAGCGTGGCGAGAACATTAGCGATCGGCTGCGACGTCGCAGCTTGAGGGGCAATGCAacatcgacagcgacagcgacagtgATCGCAGAGCCTGCCACATCACCAAATGCAGTGGAGACAACGACGGACAAAATGATACTGGTCAATGCCAAGACGGGCAAAGTCATATACAGAAAGTAA